From Pseudomonas putida, one genomic window encodes:
- a CDS encoding dermonecrotic toxin domain-containing protein: MPSPTGKTTPPPGTPYATIEQKIPAWLKSASPDTLRAMRDGEQAPTWLATAILQMPDIGNAWRDEHARHRDHAAQVRRLFEALPELQSYASQQLSEAISERFGLTVDVQNCYLVDARLIDIANAIDSRQAIDRATRSLLHCALHNFDAAAAVKHGMDAEGGPLKKSVIVDHRRFMGTVPITNTLNIEAEAFAELCRDLDLGRKYHDKVHAIYYPHATAQLSADEAALNVYRTLGRAEVSAFRQSLHFARLKGDISEVLYTTALATPLDRLPAESAGPAIAFSLLTLWEAELTGVALITLRTSAQDTVALYIPDDNETPLKEFASLEALKADLSGRLRANIAYLDRHIADRDKGPVIARLKDRLAPIGWSVRGLHERVPDPHATLYPVAQPFRHAFEGVMAFQKAERHEKDVLFHAIPTAIVDRRTALAHRQLIAGRVLTGLNIAGFFVPGLGEAMLAVCLTQLACEVYEGIDAWKNDERDAAYGYLVDVVENVALMAALSAAAKALKNPGEGAAGGPGEEPEVERIPVETPSFIEALETVELPNGEARLWKPDLTPYRSPQVLPANLEPDEHGLLHYQGKRWLVVQGNQYIVRPTAATDQYRLVHPARPVAHEPALRHNGAGAWLLPLEHPLQWPMTTLVQRMGLASEQFSEETALQILRVCDVHENVLRHVLTENQRLPALLEDTLTRFRLDQAVRQLPDRSRWPTELERAYARLPASQASGAAVIQRVYPNVPAAITDEVLRNATSGELAALGSGKLPLRLAEEIRVFQQQVRLARAYEGLFLASVRNGDTDRLIMHSLERLPGWPADINLELRQHRFWPAHRERVGPTDARSFTVITSAEAGYIVHAEAGAQTPVAVYGDLCTALYAALPQAMAQVGIVDGADLRLRLQEGPLLSRTSLRQVLGMQPVRPGYRSPMRLANGRIGYPLSGGLPTAPIVSRQALLEAVNATGLAEHTPRSADQILMIIAGGGRNPQQVLGRLQQLVDQRIEMQSRLDDWNEGISTASDQAAQQYSALRQAIMQHWYDTALVEGDSHTSELSLEQVPLADIPMTLPAFFTSNIRRLRLYDLPSGTLAGWAQNERLLQRLLRQVPQLESLEISRAYDPSITPSSFIFSIPTITEHLPGLRALRFINQNVALTSNDMNQLAQLPLLRYLDLSGNRFAQRDSPSFHEFSLDYLGLNAMQLHQWPIGLGSDALERIAHVSLRDNNLRSLPSFLLNEAEAIQRPSSLSLEGNEINETHLQRLLLSENRMNVQVNVDHSPELTQRLERIQNERQQLREAIEGWAQASSSNAPLTQAVLEDRQRIEVAITEFWSRQEQGLQYLRLQLENVALEHFPRRLPAFFGERVTALTLTRVSGSTAQLNELLGRFPNITRLTVEAHVAPMPSLPSALVRLQRLAHLEFRNMGLEIDQAMIEAFARLPQLSSLDLSGNQIGAITQIPANLSANLTSLSLTNMNLQAWPAWCDALLPLELLDLSSNHISELPNHILENIHNPMPISSISMFDNPLSEDTIQRVRTFSDSQHSLSFALDIPDNLILIESSDEGSLLDHPHFPVPFAGDDSPRLEDWALGNQAQNEALSDCWQRLQTLENGQNLLALAGRLRNAAPYLDPTSQAAFCERVRIMLVIAATHEHELPTMSSIAAAALPDPVTGSQTCHDGALQEFNNIELYLMSNRILTDAGDSLPALYRRLLQLYRIGQLELLANSRTGQGDRVSVRLAYRRELARELDLPIADSMRFRGAAMLAPGEISSVLERVRQKENSDAFIQYMLANDDWTRRLRAEYPGRFAEIEQRYGEQVLELAALDLPLTEELALQQNLQDAKEHQELELLQELTRMQGRPE, from the coding sequence ATGCCTAGCCCAACCGGCAAGACCACCCCCCCACCGGGTACCCCATACGCCACCATCGAGCAGAAAATCCCCGCGTGGCTGAAGTCAGCCTCCCCCGACACCCTGCGCGCAATGCGCGACGGGGAGCAGGCCCCCACCTGGCTGGCCACGGCGATCCTGCAAATGCCGGACATCGGCAACGCCTGGCGTGACGAACATGCGCGCCACCGCGACCACGCGGCACAGGTGCGCAGGCTGTTTGAAGCGCTTCCCGAGCTGCAGTCCTACGCCAGCCAGCAACTGTCAGAGGCGATCAGCGAACGGTTTGGCCTGACCGTCGATGTGCAGAACTGCTACCTGGTGGATGCACGCCTTATCGACATCGCCAACGCCATCGACAGCCGTCAGGCCATCGACCGCGCCACCCGCTCGCTGCTGCACTGCGCCCTGCACAACTTCGATGCTGCCGCCGCCGTCAAGCATGGGATGGATGCAGAGGGCGGGCCACTGAAGAAGTCCGTCATCGTCGATCACCGGCGCTTCATGGGCACAGTGCCCATCACCAATACCCTGAACATCGAGGCAGAGGCGTTTGCCGAGCTGTGCCGTGACCTGGACCTGGGCCGCAAATACCACGACAAGGTTCACGCCATCTACTATCCCCACGCCACAGCACAGCTGAGCGCCGACGAAGCTGCGCTGAACGTGTATCGAACCCTGGGCCGCGCCGAGGTATCGGCATTCAGGCAATCCCTGCATTTCGCCCGCCTCAAGGGCGATATCAGCGAGGTGCTGTACACCACCGCCCTTGCCACCCCCCTCGACAGGCTCCCAGCCGAATCTGCAGGACCGGCGATCGCTTTCAGCCTGCTCACACTGTGGGAAGCCGAACTCACCGGCGTCGCGCTCATCACCTTGCGAACGTCGGCCCAAGACACCGTGGCGCTGTACATCCCTGATGACAACGAAACGCCGCTCAAGGAATTCGCCTCCCTGGAAGCCTTGAAGGCCGACCTGAGCGGTCGACTGAGGGCGAACATCGCTTACCTGGACAGGCATATAGCCGACCGCGACAAAGGCCCGGTGATCGCGCGCCTCAAGGACCGCCTGGCCCCCATCGGCTGGAGTGTCCGCGGCCTGCATGAGCGAGTGCCGGACCCGCATGCAACGCTGTACCCGGTCGCGCAACCGTTTCGTCATGCATTCGAGGGTGTGATGGCCTTCCAGAAAGCCGAGCGCCACGAAAAGGATGTGCTTTTCCACGCGATACCAACAGCGATCGTCGATCGACGTACCGCTCTCGCCCACCGGCAGTTGATTGCCGGGCGCGTACTGACGGGCTTGAACATCGCAGGCTTTTTCGTCCCGGGCCTGGGCGAGGCGATGCTGGCCGTATGCCTGACACAGCTGGCCTGCGAGGTGTACGAAGGCATCGATGCGTGGAAAAACGATGAACGTGATGCGGCCTACGGGTATCTGGTCGATGTTGTCGAGAACGTGGCGCTCATGGCGGCGCTCTCTGCCGCAGCCAAGGCACTGAAGAACCCAGGGGAAGGTGCTGCAGGCGGGCCGGGAGAGGAACCGGAGGTGGAACGGATCCCCGTGGAAACGCCCTCCTTCATCGAAGCGCTGGAAACTGTCGAATTACCCAATGGTGAGGCCCGCCTGTGGAAGCCCGACCTGACGCCGTACCGCAGCCCCCAGGTGCTGCCCGCAAACCTGGAACCCGACGAACATGGCTTGCTTCACTATCAAGGCAAGCGCTGGCTTGTCGTGCAGGGTAACCAGTACATCGTCAGGCCCACTGCGGCCACTGACCAATACCGCCTGGTGCACCCGGCCAGGCCTGTTGCGCACGAGCCTGCGCTTCGCCATAACGGCGCCGGCGCCTGGTTGTTGCCCCTGGAGCACCCTCTGCAATGGCCAATGACGACCCTGGTGCAACGCATGGGCCTTGCGAGCGAGCAATTCTCAGAAGAAACAGCCTTGCAGATACTGCGTGTCTGCGATGTACATGAAAACGTGCTGCGCCATGTCCTGACCGAAAACCAGCGGTTGCCTGCCCTGCTTGAGGACACCCTGACCCGCTTCAGGCTGGACCAGGCTGTCCGTCAGTTGCCTGACAGGAGCCGATGGCCCACCGAGCTCGAACGTGCCTACGCGCGGCTCCCCGCCAGCCAGGCTAGCGGCGCGGCAGTCATTCAGAGGGTCTATCCGAACGTGCCCGCAGCAATCACCGATGAGGTGTTGCGAAACGCCACCAGCGGCGAACTGGCAGCACTCGGCTCGGGCAAGCTGCCTCTGCGCCTGGCTGAAGAAATACGCGTCTTCCAGCAGCAGGTACGCCTTGCCCGGGCCTACGAAGGGCTGTTCCTCGCCAGCGTTCGCAACGGCGACACCGACCGGCTGATCATGCATTCACTCGAACGGCTGCCTGGCTGGCCCGCTGACATCAACCTCGAACTTCGCCAGCACCGCTTCTGGCCTGCTCATCGCGAAAGGGTGGGGCCAACGGATGCACGGTCTTTCACGGTGATTACCAGCGCCGAGGCAGGTTACATCGTCCACGCTGAGGCAGGGGCGCAAACGCCGGTCGCCGTTTATGGCGATCTGTGTACGGCGTTATATGCCGCGCTGCCCCAGGCGATGGCCCAAGTGGGCATTGTGGACGGGGCTGATTTACGCCTGCGGTTGCAGGAAGGCCCCCTGTTGTCACGTACCTCGCTCAGGCAGGTGCTGGGCATGCAACCTGTACGGCCAGGTTACCGCTCCCCCATGCGGCTCGCCAACGGACGTATTGGCTACCCGTTGAGTGGTGGCCTGCCGACAGCCCCCATTGTCAGCCGCCAGGCCCTGCTTGAGGCGGTCAACGCCACAGGGCTCGCCGAACACACCCCCAGATCGGCGGATCAGATTCTGATGATCATCGCCGGCGGTGGCCGTAACCCACAGCAAGTGCTTGGACGGCTGCAGCAACTGGTGGATCAACGCATAGAGATGCAAAGCCGGCTGGACGACTGGAACGAGGGGATTTCAACTGCGTCCGATCAGGCCGCGCAGCAATACAGTGCCCTGCGGCAAGCCATCATGCAGCACTGGTACGACACGGCGTTGGTCGAGGGGGACAGCCACACCAGCGAGCTGAGCCTGGAGCAGGTGCCCCTGGCCGATATCCCCATGACCCTGCCGGCATTCTTCACCTCGAATATTCGCAGGTTGCGGCTTTACGACCTGCCATCAGGCACCCTCGCCGGTTGGGCGCAGAACGAACGCTTGCTGCAACGCCTGCTCAGGCAGGTTCCGCAACTTGAATCGCTGGAGATCAGCCGGGCCTACGACCCCAGCATTACACCGTCCTCTTTCATTTTCAGTATCCCCACCATCACCGAGCACTTGCCTGGCCTGCGGGCGCTGAGGTTCATCAACCAGAACGTCGCACTCACCTCCAACGACATGAACCAACTGGCCCAGTTGCCACTGCTCAGGTACCTGGACCTGAGCGGCAATCGTTTCGCGCAGCGCGACAGCCCCAGCTTCCATGAGTTTTCGCTGGACTACCTCGGCCTGAACGCCATGCAACTGCATCAATGGCCGATCGGGCTGGGCAGTGACGCCCTGGAGCGAATCGCTCACGTTTCGCTGCGTGACAACAACCTCCGGTCGCTGCCCTCGTTCCTGCTCAATGAGGCAGAAGCGATCCAGCGCCCATCGAGCCTTTCGCTGGAGGGTAACGAGATCAACGAAACCCACCTGCAGCGCCTGCTACTGAGCGAGAACCGGATGAATGTGCAGGTCAATGTGGATCACTCCCCCGAGCTGACCCAACGGCTCGAACGCATCCAGAATGAGCGCCAGCAACTGCGCGAGGCGATCGAAGGCTGGGCGCAAGCTTCCAGTTCCAACGCCCCGCTGACCCAAGCGGTGCTCGAAGACCGGCAACGCATCGAAGTGGCGATCACCGAATTCTGGTCCCGGCAGGAGCAGGGTTTGCAGTACCTTCGGCTGCAGCTTGAAAATGTGGCACTGGAGCACTTCCCGAGACGGCTGCCGGCCTTCTTCGGTGAACGCGTGACTGCCTTGACGCTGACCCGCGTCAGTGGCTCAACCGCCCAGCTCAACGAACTGCTGGGGCGCTTCCCCAATATCACCCGGCTGACCGTCGAAGCGCACGTAGCGCCAATGCCCTCGCTGCCGTCGGCCCTGGTACGGTTGCAGCGACTCGCGCACTTGGAATTTCGCAACATGGGCCTGGAAATCGACCAGGCCATGATCGAAGCCTTCGCCCGTTTGCCGCAACTTTCGTCGCTGGACCTGTCGGGTAACCAGATCGGTGCCATTACCCAGATACCCGCCAACCTCTCAGCGAACCTGACATCCCTGAGCCTGACCAACATGAACCTGCAGGCCTGGCCAGCCTGGTGCGACGCCCTGCTGCCATTGGAGCTGCTGGATTTGAGCTCCAACCATATCTCGGAGCTGCCCAACCATATTCTGGAAAACATCCACAACCCGATGCCGATCTCGTCGATTTCGATGTTCGACAACCCGTTGTCAGAAGATACGATCCAACGGGTGCGCACGTTCTCCGACAGCCAGCACAGCCTGTCCTTCGCCCTCGACATTCCCGACAACCTGATCCTGATTGAATCGTCCGATGAGGGCTCACTCCTCGATCATCCTCACTTCCCAGTGCCCTTCGCTGGCGATGACTCACCAAGGCTGGAGGATTGGGCGCTTGGCAACCAAGCGCAGAACGAAGCCCTGAGCGACTGCTGGCAAAGGCTGCAGACACTCGAAAATGGCCAGAACCTGTTGGCCCTCGCGGGCCGCTTGCGCAATGCGGCGCCGTACCTCGACCCTACCTCGCAAGCCGCGTTCTGCGAGCGCGTGCGCATCATGCTGGTGATTGCGGCAACCCATGAGCATGAGCTGCCCACCATGAGCAGCATCGCTGCGGCGGCCTTGCCCGACCCGGTAACCGGCTCGCAGACCTGCCATGACGGCGCACTTCAGGAATTCAACAATATCGAGCTGTACCTGATGTCCAACCGCATCCTCACCGACGCGGGCGACTCCTTGCCGGCCTTGTATCGGCGCCTGCTTCAACTGTACCGGATCGGCCAGCTGGAACTGCTGGCCAACAGCCGGACCGGGCAAGGTGACCGGGTCTCGGTACGCCTGGCCTACCGCCGGGAGCTGGCCCGGGAGCTGGACCTGCCGATTGCTGACAGTATGCGTTTTCGCGGCGCGGCCATGCTGGCACCGGGCGAGATCTCCAGTGTCCTGGAGCGCGTCAGGCAAAAGGAAAACAGTGATGCGTTCATCCAGTACATGCTGGCGAACGATGACTGGACCCGCCGATTGCGCGCTGAATACCCCGGCCGTTTTGCCGAAATAGAGCAACGCTATGGCGAGCAGGTGCTCGAACTGGCTGCACTCGACCTGCCGCTGACGGAGGAGCTGGCACTGCAGCAAAACCTGCAAGACGCTAAAGAACATCAGGAGCTGGAGCTGCTTCAGGAACTGACCCGGATGCAGGGCCGGCCCGAATGA
- the pip gene encoding prolyl aminopeptidase: protein MQTLYPQIKPYARHDLAVEAPHVLYVDESGSPEGLPVVFIHGGPGAGCDAQSRCYFDPNLYRIITFDQRGCGRSTPHASLENNTTWHLVEDLERIREHLGIDKWVLFGGSWGSTLALAYAQTHPERVHGLILRGIFLCRPQEIEWFYQEGASRLFPDYWQDYIAPIPPDERNDLVKAFHKRLTGNDQIAQMHAAKAWSTWEGRTATLRPNPLVIDRFSEPQRALSIARIECHYFMNNAFLAPDQLIRDMPKIAHLPAVIVHGRYDVICPLDNAWALHQAWPNSELKVIRDAGHAASEPGITDALVRAADQMARRLLDLPLEEA from the coding sequence ATGCAGACCCTCTACCCGCAGATCAAACCCTACGCCCGGCACGATCTGGCCGTGGAAGCGCCGCATGTGCTTTATGTCGATGAAAGCGGCTCGCCTGAAGGTCTGCCGGTGGTGTTCATCCACGGTGGCCCGGGCGCGGGTTGCGATGCCCAGAGCCGTTGCTACTTCGACCCCAACCTGTACCGCATCATCACGTTCGACCAGCGCGGCTGTGGCCGTTCCACCCCGCATGCAAGCCTGGAGAACAACACCACCTGGCACCTGGTCGAAGACCTGGAGCGCATTCGCGAGCATCTGGGCATCGACAAGTGGGTACTGTTCGGCGGCTCCTGGGGCTCTACCCTGGCCCTGGCCTATGCCCAGACCCACCCCGAGCGGGTTCACGGCCTGATCCTGCGCGGTATCTTCCTGTGCCGCCCGCAAGAGATCGAGTGGTTCTATCAGGAGGGCGCCAGCCGCCTGTTCCCCGATTACTGGCAGGACTACATCGCGCCGATTCCGCCGGATGAGCGTAATGACCTGGTCAAGGCATTCCACAAGCGCCTGACCGGCAACGACCAGATCGCCCAGATGCATGCCGCCAAGGCGTGGTCCACCTGGGAGGGCCGCACTGCCACCCTGCGCCCCAACCCGCTGGTGATCGACCGCTTCTCCGAGCCGCAGCGCGCCTTGTCGATCGCCCGGATCGAATGCCACTACTTCATGAACAACGCGTTCCTCGCACCCGACCAGTTGATCCGGGACATGCCCAAGATCGCCCACCTGCCCGCCGTGATCGTGCATGGCCGCTATGATGTGATTTGCCCGCTGGACAACGCCTGGGCATTGCACCAGGCATGGCCCAACAGCGAGCTGAAGGTGATCCGCGACGCCGGCCATGCGGCGTCCGAGCCGGGGATCACCGATGCGCTGGTGCGGGCCGCCGATCAGATGGCACGTCGCCTGCTCGACCTGCCCCTGGAAGAAGCATGA
- the dtd gene encoding D-aminoacyl-tRNA deacylase, producing MKGLLQRVRGARVEVAGEIVGAIDQGLLVLVAVEPEDTREQADKLLHKLLNYRVFSDEQGKMNLSLKDVGGGLLLVSQFTLAADTRSGMRPSFSTAAPPALGAELFDYLLQQAQGQHADVASGRFGADMQVHLVNDGPVTFLLQI from the coding sequence ATGAAGGGGCTGCTGCAGCGTGTGCGCGGCGCGCGGGTAGAGGTGGCGGGTGAAATTGTCGGCGCCATCGACCAGGGCTTGCTGGTGCTGGTGGCGGTAGAGCCTGAAGATACCCGTGAACAGGCCGATAAACTGTTGCACAAGTTGCTCAACTACCGCGTGTTCAGCGATGAGCAGGGCAAGATGAACCTGTCCCTCAAGGATGTGGGCGGCGGTTTGCTGCTGGTGTCGCAGTTCACGTTGGCGGCGGACACCCGCAGCGGCATGCGTCCGAGCTTCTCGACGGCTGCACCGCCAGCGCTCGGTGCCGAACTGTTCGACTATCTTTTGCAGCAAGCCCAGGGCCAGCATGCCGATGTGGCGAGCGGCCGATTCGGTGCCGACATGCAGGTTCACCTGGTCAATGATGGCCCTGTGACTTTTCTGTTACAAATATGA
- a CDS encoding glucan biosynthesis protein G: MASAALVGLMSAGHLWAFNLDDVAAKAKDLAGQKYEAPKSNLPAVFRDMKFADYQKIHFLQEKAEWAKDKTPFKLSFYHQGMHFDTPVKINEVTATSVEEIKYDPSRFEFGDVPHDPETTKNLGYAGFRVLYPINKADKQDEIMTLLGASYFRVVGKGHVYGLSARGLAIDTALPSGEEFPRFTEFWVEKPKPADKHLVIYALLDSPRSTGAYKLILRPGNDTVVDVQSRVFLRDHVSRLGIAPLTSMFLFGPNQPSKVMNYRPALHDSEGLSIHAGNGEWLWRPLNNPKHLSVSNFSVENPRGFGLMQRHREFKDYEDLDDNYQKRPSAWIEPKGDWGKGTVDLVEIPTADETNDNIVAFWSPETLPEPGKPFEYAYRLHWTIDEARFQAQELGSVTQTMRSTGDVKQSNLIRQPDGSVAFLVDFAGPALAALPEDAAVRSQISVGDNAEVVENNLRYNPETKGWRLTLRMKIKEANKATEMRAALVRDVPVEAAKPAEEAKQDKAATKHGKAEKTAKAEQPAKAEQPAADAASTNGAPATTEQVLTETWSYQLPADE, from the coding sequence ATGGCCAGTGCGGCACTGGTCGGCCTGATGAGCGCGGGCCACCTGTGGGCATTCAATCTTGACGATGTTGCAGCCAAGGCAAAGGATCTCGCCGGCCAGAAGTACGAAGCACCGAAAAGCAATCTGCCGGCAGTGTTCCGCGACATGAAATTCGCGGATTACCAGAAGATTCACTTCCTGCAGGAAAAGGCCGAGTGGGCCAAGGACAAGACGCCGTTCAAGCTGTCCTTCTACCACCAGGGCATGCACTTCGACACACCGGTGAAAATCAACGAAGTCACCGCCACCTCCGTCGAGGAAATCAAGTACGACCCGAGCCGTTTCGAGTTCGGTGACGTGCCGCACGACCCTGAAACCACCAAGAACCTCGGCTACGCCGGTTTCCGCGTGCTTTACCCGATCAACAAGGCCGACAAGCAGGACGAAATCATGACCCTGCTGGGGGCCAGTTATTTCCGCGTGGTCGGCAAAGGGCATGTGTACGGCCTGTCGGCCCGTGGCCTGGCCATCGACACCGCGCTGCCTTCGGGCGAAGAGTTCCCGCGTTTCACCGAATTCTGGGTCGAAAAACCCAAGCCGGCCGACAAGCACCTGGTGATCTACGCCTTGCTGGATTCGCCGCGCTCGACCGGTGCCTACAAGCTGATCCTGCGCCCGGGCAACGATACCGTGGTCGATGTGCAGTCCCGCGTGTTCCTGCGTGACCACGTCAGCCGTCTGGGCATCGCGCCGCTGACCAGCATGTTCCTGTTCGGTCCTAACCAGCCGTCCAAGGTCATGAACTATCGCCCGGCCCTGCATGACTCCGAAGGCCTGTCGATCCACGCCGGTAACGGCGAGTGGCTGTGGCGCCCGCTGAACAACCCCAAACACCTGTCGGTAAGCAACTTCAGCGTCGAGAACCCGCGCGGTTTCGGCCTGATGCAGCGTCATCGCGAGTTCAAGGATTACGAAGACCTCGACGACAACTACCAGAAGCGTCCGAGCGCCTGGATCGAGCCTAAGGGCGATTGGGGCAAGGGCACCGTCGATCTGGTCGAGATCCCGACCGCCGACGAAACCAACGACAATATAGTTGCCTTCTGGAGCCCGGAAACCTTGCCAGAACCAGGCAAGCCGTTCGAGTACGCCTACCGCCTGCACTGGACCATCGACGAGGCGCGTTTCCAGGCCCAGGAGCTGGGTTCGGTGACCCAGACCATGCGTTCCACCGGTGACGTCAAGCAGTCCAACCTGATCCGTCAACCAGACGGCAGCGTGGCGTTCTTGGTCGACTTCGCCGGCCCGGCCTTGGCCGCCCTGCCGGAAGACGCGGCGGTACGCAGCCAGATCAGCGTCGGCGACAACGCTGAGGTGGTCGAGAACAATCTGCGCTATAACCCAGAGACCAAGGGCTGGCGCCTGACCCTGCGGATGAAGATCAAGGAGGCCAACAAGGCTACCGAGATGCGTGCCGCACTGGTTCGTGACGTTCCGGTCGAGGCGGCCAAGCCTGCCGAAGAAGCCAAGCAGGACAAGGCCGCGACCAAGCATGGCAAGGCTGAAAAAACTGCCAAGGCCGAGCAACCTGCCAAGGCTGAACAACCTGCCGCCGACGCGGCATCCACCAACGGGGCCCCGGCCACCACTGAACAAGTGCTGACCGAGACCTGGAGCTATCAGTTGCCTGCCGATGAGTAA